In Glandiceps talaboti chromosome 4, keGlaTala1.1, whole genome shotgun sequence, a single window of DNA contains:
- the LOC144434436 gene encoding uncharacterized protein LOC144434436: MAEDDQRRPKVRRFTRNEEEEEALSEKMQRFWEKFSSNNSPKSISSPCSRSKEDGCCKYCPMNALRGRNLQCASAWTEKQAGALKYMCRRFPPFIDDHAQFDDYYRHLTDTRMTLLSCFTPIVQWLFNSVRVKTPAGVVHAVPVSVSDAVKGEIQSELEESDFLKIVVKFYEETRHMSMEEMNRDVLASIITNANFSEIPEHVRTGVICLVMTWLDMCLMPKLLEEEQLHKFISRVMVFVCSIEGNLRQTENFEINTGRSARRYFEMSGKRIASETDVELVIQRKVPVTELCQKDKYKLLIMCENKVYAPKIDVRSYPQMICQFSSAAKDSPFETDDHYITYGVSMIGIDSVLLTRAHVCKEMLERKDKCLEEEPVFAESYLFHRLCLHDDVDVFDLIPLITVYLAIKSVYLLDKKVNEQ; the protein is encoded by the exons ATGGCAGAAGACGACCAGAGACGACCTAAAGTTCGACGTTTTACACGTaacgaagaagaagaagaagcatTAAGTGAAAAAATGCAACGTTTTTGGGAGAAATTCTCATCAAATAATTCACCGAAGTCAATCTCTTCTCCTTGTTCGCGTTCGAAAGAGGACGGATGCTGTAAATATTGCCCAATGAACGCACTCCGCGGCAGAAATTTGCAGTGTGCGTCAGCTTGGACTGAAAAACAAGCCGGGGCATTGAAATATATGTGTCGTCGTTTCCCACCTTTCATAGATGATCACGCGCAGTTCGATGATTATTATCGTCATTTGACTGATACCAGGATGACCCTTCTGTCATGTTTTACTCCGATAGTACAGTGGTTGTTCAACAGTGTTCGCGTGAAAACACCAGCTGGCGTCGTTCACGCGGTTCCTGTAAGTGTAAGTGATGCTGTCAAGGGCGAAATACAGTCAGAACTCGAAG AGTCAGATTTTTTGAAGATTGTGGTAAAATTTTATGAAGAAACAAGGCACATGTCTATGGAAGAAATGAATCGAGATGTTTTGGCCAGCATTATTACTAATGCAAAT TTTTCAGAAATTCCTGAACATGTTCGTACAGGTGTAATTTGCTTAGTCATGACATGGCTTGATATGTGTTTGATGCCAAAATTGCTGGAAGAAGAACAACTTCATAAGTTTATATCTAGGGTTATGGTCTTTGTATGCAGTATTGAGGGAAACCTAAGACAAACTGAgaactttgaaataaa CACGGGAAGGTCTGCAAGGAGATATTTTGAAATGTCTGGCAAGAGGATTGCTTCTGAAACTGACGTGGAACTAGTAATTCAGCGTAAAGTTCCTGTGACTGAGCTATGCCAGAAAGACAAGTACAAATTATTGATCATGTGTGAG aACAAAGTCTATGCACCTAAAATAGATGTCAGATCATACCCACAAATGATTTGCCAGTTTTCATCAGCTGCCAAAGATTCACCATTTGAGACAGACGACCATTATATTACATACGGAGTATCTATGATTGGTATTGATTCTGTACTTCTGACAAGAGCACATGTTTGTAAGGAAATGTTAGAGAGGAAAGACAAGTGCCTTGAAGAGGAACCAGTATTTGCTGAGTCTTATTTGTTTCACAGATTGTGTTTGCATGACGATGTTGATGTTTTCGATCTTATCCCATTAATAACTGTTTACCTGGCAATTAAGAGTGTGTATTTACTTGATAAGAAAGTAAACGAACAATAG
- the LOC144434080 gene encoding uncharacterized protein LOC144434080 has product MLKTLYIMFWAVRLMFWLSCLEMIQISIGDDSSDTLKEKSVKQQVILGTFTSGYAKYEVYGHRKSWIDAKQACIGYGGALAEIKSQATQDFIVSGLKKIGEQRNYWVGITDAEHEGKWLFADQLTPVCFKSWAVDPSLSTRFQQYNCAYMSHTANFTWNASSCNRKYSFICQYESQADSNDAGFICEEGDECVPLDRRCDGVTDCFDRSDELDCNYPNPSQPLPKQNAVYGPYSSECAVYYVFTRSLSWHHARRQCNHDGGTLVHISSEHIQKFLTNVLKDNQLDVLDYWIGLRDKKEEGNWKYGDIKDACYSNWKEIVSGKATRRDCAVMLHGFDYEWDHDKCKQKHPFICQYSPDQVSDQCLEEDSSYFYCDDGECLPREFKCNGVRDCPDGSDEIDCFCCLEKCMDIDITCDGVYHCHDRTDEKVCKPGITSDCMGADKFLCQVGMCISSSLTCDGRLDCRPSGIDEGLTGPLTCESTEPPEIIVTGNFQRGRQIIPTAGLNQLDVFDMDDSTYLALPSPNNNEVYLYEYSVDDGQFVQYQVLDVITAFDVEYFKIADEHFLAFAVNFEDTDSVVYKWDGANFQFLQNLQSTVYNFIDVHTFSHTNANGDTYFLALSARPLLGDTRVVIFEWQNEQFQIKQEILADKISSTSSFSENGSTFLIISDLGNDLDVNVNVTTKIFQFNEGSSSFEIYQVLPVSGSSYATEPFRSPEGVLYLFDMISRSNSENTYQTSSPLYIWTNDDDEFVLHQSIPTYAASMSCPFIINGELFLLSTSGEAEGDDSGFQPSILYKQIASYFHTYQVFTTRAPKDCAAFKIGDDQFLFIPDPFRSSVYYKWNA; this is encoded by the exons ATGCTGAAGACCCTGTACATCATGTTTTGGGCTGTTCGATTAATGTTTTGGTTATCGTGTTTAGAAATGATTCAG aTAAGCATTGGAGATGATAGCTCAGACACCTTGAAGGAAAAATCTGTTAAACAACAAG TTATCTTAGGCACATTTACATCCGGCTATGCTAAGTACGAAGTTTATGGACATAGGAAGAGCTGGATCGATGCTAAACAAGCATGTATAGGTTATGGAGGTGCACTAGCTGAAATCAAAAGCCAAGCCACGCAGGACTTTATCGTTTCTGGTCTGAAAAAAATTGGTGAACAAAGGAATTACTGGGTTGGGATCACGGACGCTGAACATGAAGGAAAATGGTTGTTTGCAGATCAACTTACCCCCGTCTGCTTTAAAAGCTGGGCAGTTGATCCGAGTTTAAGCACACGGTTTCAACAATATAATTGTGCATATATGAG CCACACCGCCAATTTCACCTGGAACGCATCGTCTTGCAACAGAAAGTACTCGTTTATTTGTCAATATGAATCACAAG CTGACTCGAACGATGCAGGGTTTATTTGTGAAGAGGGAGATGAGTGTGTTCCTTTGGATCGCCGTTGTGATGGCGTCACCGACTGTTTTGATAGATCTGATGAACTCGACTGCAACTATCCAAATCCGAGTCAACCACTTCCAAAACAGA ATGCGGTTTATGGTCCCTATAGCAGTGAGTGTGCCGTCTACTATGTCTTTACCAGAAGCTTATCATGGCACCATGCTAGACGACAATGCAACCATGACGGTGGAACTTTAGTCCACATATCAAGCGAACACATCCAGAAATTCCTCACAAACGTACTCAAAGACAATCAATTAGACGTTCTTGATTACTGGATTGGCTTACGTGATAAAAAGGAAGAAGGCAATTGGAAATATGGTGATATTAAAGATGCTTGCTATTCTAACTGGAAAGAAATTGTTTCTGGAAAAGCAACCAGACGGGATTGCGCAGTCATGTT ACATGGTTTTGATTATGAATGGGACCACGATAAATGTAAACAGAAGCATCCGTTTATTTGTCAGTATTCGCCAGATCAAG TTTCAGACCAATGTCTAGAGGAAGATTCGTCGTATTTTTACTGCGATGATGGAGAATGTCTGCCTCGGGAATTCAAATGTAATGGAGTGAGAGACTGTCCAGATGGTTCTGATGAAATCGACTGTTTTTGTTGCCTTGAAAAATGCATGGatattgatattacatgtgATGGTGTTTACCACTGCCATGATCGTACTGATGAGAAAGTTTGCAAACCAG GCATTACAAGTGACTGTATGGGAGCCGACAAGTTCCTTTGTCAAGTTGGCATGTGTATCTCGTCATCACTGACCTGCGATGGTCGATTAGACTGTAGACCCAGTGGCATTGATGAAGGACTTACAG GTCCTCTAACTTGTGAAAGTACTGAACCACCTGAAATCATAGTGACCGGAAACTTTCAGCGTGGAAGGCAAATAATTCCTACGGCTGGACTTAATCAGCTTGACGTTTTCGATATGGATGATTCCACGTACCTTGCTTTACCAAGCCCAAACAACAACGAAGTATACCTTTACGAATATAGTGTTGACGACGGGCAGTTCGTACAGTACCAAGTGCTAGACGTGATCACAGCTTTCGACgtagaatatttcaaaattgctGACGAACATTTTCTTGCATTTGCAGTTAACTTTGAGGATACTGACTCTGTTGTCTACAAGTGGGACGGGGCAAATTTTCAATTCCTTCAAAATTTACAGTCAACTGTGTACAATTTTATAGACGTTCACACATTCAGCCACACCAATGCTAATGGTGATACGTATTTTCTTGCTTTGAGTGCTCGCCCGTTGCTTGGAGACACCAGAGTTGTCATTTTCGAATGGCAAAACGAACAATTCCAGATTAAACAAGAAATCCTTGCAGATAAAATATCATCTACGTCCTCATTTTCGGAAAATGGTTCTACTTTCTTAATTATTTCTGATTTGGGCAATGATTtagatgtaaatgtaaatgtaacaacaaaaaTCTTCCAATTTAATGAAGGATCTTCCAGCTTTGAAATTTACCAGGTTCTACCAGTGTCTGGAAGCTCCTACGCAACTGAGCCATTCCGATCTCCAGAGGGCGTTCTGTATCTCTTCGACATGATTTCACGAAGTAACTCGGAAAACACTTATCAGACTTCATCGCCATTGTATATTTGGACCAATGACGATGACGAATTCGTGTTGCACCAGTCAATTCCAACGTATGCTGCTTCCATGTCGTGTCCATTTATTATAAATGGAGAATTATTTCTGTTGAGTACGAGTGGGGAGGCCGAGGGAGATGATAGCGGATTTCAACCTTCTATTCTCTACAAACAAATAGCCTCTTACTTCCATACGTACCAAGTGTTTACTACTAGAGCACCGAAAGATTGTGCAGCCTTCAAAATTGGTGATGACCAATTCCTCTTCATCCCTGATCCGTTCAGAAGTAGTGTTTACTATAAATGGAATGCATAA